The Acidimicrobiales bacterium genome includes the window TGATCGTCGAGAAACCCTCGGAGACACCGCCGACGTTGATGTTGGACCGGGCGGCACGCAGGATCGCCTGGAAGTCCACACCACTGTGCTGCCAGAAGCGCTCGTCCTCGATGGCGACGACGGCGTCCTGGACCATCTGGGGGATCTCGTCGATCGTCTCGACGTTGATTCTGAACTCGAGCCCCTGGAAGGACGTGAGCAGCGTCCCGTCGGCCGCGTAGATGAACGAGGACTGCGCCTGCTCGGGGACCGTGACCTCGAGATCGCGCGTGTCCCAACTGCACGCACCGGCCACCAGGCCGATGAGCAGTACCAGGGACAGCAGCCGGGTTCGCACGCGTAGAGTGTCCTTCACGACGACGGGTGAGATCGGGTCGTGGGTACGACCGGCGGCCGCCGGACCTCGTTGTTCCGCATTGTTCTGCATTGTTCCGCGTCGGCCGCTGACGTCCAGACTACGGTCCGCCCGTGCCGCTGATGCGGCACCCGCCAAACACCACACGGGAGTTCAACGTGTCAGCCTCCGACGTGCTCGGCGACCTCACCTCGCGGGGTCTCGTCCACGACAGCACCGATCCGACCGAACTGCGGAACCACCTCGACGGGGGCGTCGGGGTGTACCACGGAATCGATCCGACGGCATCGAGCCTCCACGTCGGCAACCTGATCGGTGTCCTGGCCATGCGGAGGTTCCAGATGGCCGGACACACGCCGTTCCTCCTCGTCGGCGGCGCCACCGGGATGGTCGGGGACCCGAGCGGTCGCTCCGACGAGCGGAACCTTCTCGACGTCGAGACGCTGGAGGCCAACGTCGCCGGGATCCGCTCACAACTCGAGCGCCTGGTGGATTTCGACGACGGGGCGCGTCTGGTCAACAACCTCGACTGGACGTCGCCGGTTTCGCTGATCGAGTTCCTGCGCGACGTCGGCAAGCACGTGACCGTCAACCAGATGGTGGCCAAGGAGTCGGTGCGGGCCCGCATGGCCGCGGAGACGGGGATCTCGTTCACCGAGTTCACCTACATGCTGCTCCAGGCGTTCGACTTCTGGTGGCTCCACGAGAACGAGGGGGTCACGATGCAGGTCGGTGGATCGGACCAGTGGGGGAACATCACGGCGGGCATCGACCTCGTCCGGCGCCGCAGCGGCGCGTCCGCACACGGCCTGACCTGGCCACTCATCACCCGGGCCGATGGCGCGAAGTTCGGCAAGACGGCCGAAGGGACGGTCTGGCTGGACCCGGAGAGGACCCTGCCCTACGAGTTCCATCAGTATTTCCTGCGGGTCGACGATGCCGACGTGGCCCGGATGCTCCTGCAACTGACCTTCCTGTCGCCGGAGGAGATCGAAGCGGTCATGGTCGAGCACACCCGCGATCCGGCGGCACGGGTCGCCCAGGGCCGCCTCGCCGACGCTGTGACGACCGTCGTCCACGGTGCCGGCGCCACACGTGCCGCCGCCCTCGCCGGCCAGGCGCTCTTCGGCTCGGGGGAACTCTCGGCCGAGATGCTCGGGGCCCTGCATGGTGTCGTGCCCGAGACGACGCTTTCCGCCGAGGTCCT containing:
- the tyrS gene encoding tyrosine--tRNA ligase yields the protein MSASDVLGDLTSRGLVHDSTDPTELRNHLDGGVGVYHGIDPTASSLHVGNLIGVLAMRRFQMAGHTPFLLVGGATGMVGDPSGRSDERNLLDVETLEANVAGIRSQLERLVDFDDGARLVNNLDWTSPVSLIEFLRDVGKHVTVNQMVAKESVRARMAAETGISFTEFTYMLLQAFDFWWLHENEGVTMQVGGSDQWGNITAGIDLVRRRSGASAHGLTWPLITRADGAKFGKTAEGTVWLDPERTLPYEFHQYFLRVDDADVARMLLQLTFLSPEEIEAVMVEHTRDPAARVAQGRLADAVTTVVHGAGATRAAALAGQALFGSGELSAEMLGALHGVVPETTLSAEVLDGDEAVVDLLTLTGLSPSRSDARRQLAQGAVSINREKVQGGVVSRDATIGGRYLLLQRGKKARHLVTIEKSARGG